The following coding sequences lie in one Flavobacterium sp. 20NA77.7 genomic window:
- a CDS encoding acyl carrier protein: MSDIASRVKAIIVDKLGVDENEVVAEASFTNDLGADSLDTVELIMEFEKEFDIQIPDDQAENISTVGQAISYIEEAKK, translated from the coding sequence ATGTCAGACATTGCATCAAGAGTAAAAGCGATTATCGTGGACAAATTAGGTGTTGACGAAAACGAAGTTGTAGCAGAAGCAAGCTTCACTAACGATTTAGGTGCTGATTCATTAGACACTGTGGAACTTATCATGGAATTCGAAAAAGAATTTGATATTCAAATTCCAGACGATCAAGCTGAAAACATTTCTACTGTAGGTCAAGCAATTTCTTACATCGAAGAAGCTAAGAAATAA